The Hippoglossus hippoglossus isolate fHipHip1 chromosome 16, fHipHip1.pri, whole genome shotgun sequence genomic sequence CGTGGCTACTTAACTGTTCTTAAAACAACGCATATCGTCCTAAAGCTCGCAGCAGCCATGGATATCTCCTTCTATTGGAAATGGATAACATTCAGGGTAAATAGCAACGCAGGGTGTTGATGTGGGTctgtatagtttttttttgtatttgaaggGTTTGGAGCCAGGACGAAAgttgagagggagaggagcagagatgagaaaaggaaaacgggggaagacaaaaaaaagaaaagatggcaGAGGGATGTATGCTCAGGTGCTGTTGTTGATGGATCCAGGTGCTGAGCTGGGCTGGGCGGTACTGTCTGGGACACTGCCCTCTGCAGGGATAGAGGGGGAATAACAATTGTCACAGTTACAGTCACAGGAAGAGTTCAGTCAAGTattttgataaataattaaGTTGTCATTGTTTGAAACTATCCTTAATGTGATAACAAGGTGTTTCTGAAGTCTTTTTTAACTGGGCTAAATGTAATACATGTATAATACAGTACATATAGGTTGGATTCTAAAAATAGGTCAGGGTTAGACTGGCAATAAGGTTTATTCAGctcagcaacaaaaaaagatattgcattttaaaatctaaatttctAATACCAGAAACAATAGAGCCACTTCTCAGTATCAAAGAAAACTGTAGCATCAAAAAGAATGCTGATTCATTTTTTACAGCCAAACATACCATGTGAGGCAGGCGATGTCTGTGCACGAGCGTGAGGAGGAATGAGTGTGGAGTTCAACTGGGGCTGAATAGACAGCTCTGCGAGAGCAGAAAAGTAAGTACTTAATTACACATAAAACACTACAGGTGAAATGGCATGACATGTGAAGGTAATCAAAagttaaaaaggagaaaataagcATGCAGTCAAATGAAATGGGGGCAAACTGACCAACAGGACTGAAGTTGAAGAGCAGCGGCAGTTCTCGTCCGCTGGGCAGACGGGTGTTGGGCAGGCGCAGCTCGTCAAAGAAGGCGTGTGCACATGCCTCCAGAGGAGAGAGTCTAGTCACTGGCGTGTATTCCAGCAGTCGAGAGCAGAGGGCAATGGCCTCTGGTGGAGTACGAGGCTTAAACACctgaagggagagaaagacataTTTAGGGTTCACTACTGATACCCGGAGAAAAGTTAGTCCTACCAGGAATAAAAGATTTTATAGAAACATTTATTAATGCGAAAAGCTCTATTCCTGCAAAAATGTGAGTCGTCCAAGTCTACAACCATCAAATTTTGGTTTTGTACAACCTAAGTGGCATATTTTCCCATTCATTGAAGAACAAAAAAGCTGTTTCAGAGACACATAAATACTAGAATCTCACACAGACAGCATGTGGTTAACTGCTGTCTGGCATTAATGTATTCCAGAAGTAGAAACATACCTTTGTCCAAGGGTGTGCTTTGATTTGTGGGAATTTGAACTCTGTGTAGTTCGGGTTCATCTCCCGGATTTGCTCCCTTGTTGGTGTCCCCAGAACCTGACAAACGAGGGTAAAAATcaatattcattcatattaatCACAAGTAGGGGAatgtcctctgtgtctgtgcacaaacagggaggaggacaggTTGTCAGTGCAGCTGATAACCAAAATATCATGTTGTCATAATGtctccatttaaaaacactataaaaacacatttcagaataCATGTTTAGTTGTCAGGTGGGATTTGCTAAACCAAGCTCAGAAAGGATTTATTATCTTTAAttcttaaaaacacagtttctttattttaaaaatctacACTAACAGCAATATTGAATGGTCAAACTCTGCTTAAACTAGCGTAAACTCCAAACTTAAGACCACTTCCTGTGCCATCATTTGGCTTTCCTCCAGTTTGCAGCATCCTCACTGTACCTTGATGATCTCTACTAGCTGGTCCACACCACTATCCCCGGGGAAGATGGGCTggcccagcagcagctcagccagCACGCAGCCCGCCGACCAGATGTCGATGTTGGACGTGTAGTCGGTGGCACCAAAGATGAGCTCTGGGGCACGATAGTACCGTGAGCAGATATAGGACACATTGGGCTCCCCGCGTACTAGCTGCTTAGCACTAGAAGGTGGTGGGTGGgagatgaagcagaaaaaaaaggagtgtCAGTCAACATGAACGTTTCATTTCTCCATGCGTTGGTTTCACAAAACTGCAGCATGTAAGCGAAcaagacagggagggagggaggtaagACTGTTTGACAGACACAAGTCAGGACTGAGAAACAGATGGCAACGCAAACAGACAGCAAAATACACATGCATGCGGATAGACAGACAGTTAACACAATGCAAAGAgtgatggagacagacagacatgtccAGAGGCAGTGTCAGCTACTGACCTGCCAAAGTCACAGAGTTTGAGGATGGCCGTCTCCGGGTCCACCAGGAGGTTCTGGGGCTTGATGTCTCTGTGACACACACCCTGGGAATGGATATAAGCCAGACTGCGGAACAGCTGGTACATGTACACCTGGGGGGGGACAGGGAGGGTTGGCATGATGCCCGTCAGTGTTTAACAACAGAATCATACACATATTCTAAGATGAAGCCTAACTATTGTCATTCCCCCTGATCTTCTGCTTACTCAGGTGTCCTATCTCCAATGCTTTATCAGGATTTGTGCAtagtttattttcaatttcaattatGTAATTTCAACATAATGCAAGCCAAATTAAAAGGATGATGGAACATCAGCAGGGGCAAATATCCTAGAATTATTGAATGTTTCCAGTACTGTCCAGCTGTATGATACATTACAGTGATTCCTAATTAAATGAATAGTTAAATGAATTCAGCCTGGGCAGAAATTGGATGGATGGTTTAACTAATTAATAGTGACAGTGTTGACAATGTGACTGTCTGAAACTCCACAGAAGTGACTTAGCAGCCTCCTGCATTGCAATCCAATGTCACAACACTTTTAGTTTATAGATGTAAATCTCTTGACAGCCTGCAATCACATACAATAAAACTTTAACTTAGAAGGCAATAGAAAATACTAAAGAATATTGAAGTTTCAtgattacatttaatattttctaaGATTAATTAAGATTCTTTTTTGGGAATCCAATGTTTAACTTGCAGTTACCCTGTCAATTAACTGCACAGTATAAATCCTGGTAGTTTTTTGTGACCTCAAATGACCTGAGCTAAGCTTGAGGCcaacaaagctgttttcagacttaAATTCCTGAAAATTTGGTTTGAACATTCTCCAGACTTTTCCTTTCAGAAGGGTGAAAAATGATCCCTGCAGACGAGTAACCATCCTCATCCAACCCCTGTTTGACATTTGTCTACACATTCTACTCTGCAGtcatttgatgtgtgtgtggaattcAGATGGTAAGTGTCTTCATATGAAAtcactgtcatcatcaccattattACCCACAGGATGCAGTGACAGCAGGATGGTCACAGATTACAAAATCATTAAAGACAAGATGGCTGAGGGAGGATGGTCAaaaagggaggcagagagagagagaaaaaaaagagaggggtGAGGGTGACAATGGTGAAAACTTGAGACCCAGACATGCTGTGATGAAAGTGTGTCGCtgaaggaaggagagatgacagaggagaaagaaaatgggAGAAATCAGTCTGCATCTCAAAGCCACAGGGGAGCAGCAGGCTGAGGAAGGGAAATGGGCCATGAGACAGCTATAATGTCCTCTG encodes the following:
- the gsk3ab gene encoding glycogen synthase kinase 3 alpha b isoform X2, translated to MSGSGRARASSFAEPPGAPGSAAAGAGSAVAGGSSTGKTGAPQATGSSSTSFGNLKLPRDSGKVTTVVATPGQGPDRPQEVSYTDIKVIGNGSFGVVYQARLIDSQEMVAIKKVLQDKRFKNRELQIMRKLDHCNIVRLRYFFYSSGEKKDEVYLNLVLDFVPETVYRVARHFNKAKTTIPIIYVKVYMYQLFRSLAYIHSQGVCHRDIKPQNLLVDPETAILKLCDFGSAKQLVRGEPNVSYICSRYYRAPELIFGATDYTSNIDIWSAGCVLAELLLGQPIFPGDSGVDQLVEIIKVLGTPTREQIREMNPNYTEFKFPQIKAHPWTKVFKPRTPPEAIALCSRLLEYTPVTRLSPLEACAHAFFDELRLPNTRLPSGRELPLLFNFSPVEGSVPDSTAQPSSAPGSINNST
- the gsk3ab gene encoding glycogen synthase kinase 3 alpha b isoform X1, with protein sequence MSGSGRARASSFAEPPGAPGSAAAGAGSAVAGGSSTGKTGAPQATGSSSTSFGNLKLPRDSGKVTTVVATPGQGPDRPQEVSYTDIKVIGNGSFGVVYQARLIDSQEMVAIKKVLQDKRFKNRELQIMRKLDHCNIVRLRYFFYSSGEKKDEVYLNLVLDFVPETVYRVARHFNKAKTTIPIIYVKVYMYQLFRSLAYIHSQGVCHRDIKPQNLLVDPETAILKLCDFGSAKQLVRGEPNVSYICSRYYRAPELIFGATDYTSNIDIWSAGCVLAELLLGQPIFPGDSGVDQLVEIIKVLGTPTREQIREMNPNYTEFKFPQIKAHPWTKVFKPRTPPEAIALCSRLLEYTPVTRLSPLEACAHAFFDELRLPNTRLPSGRELPLLFNFSPVELSIQPQLNSTLIPPHARAQTSPASHEGSVPDSTAQPSSAPGSINNST